In a genomic window of Magnolia sinica isolate HGM2019 chromosome 16, MsV1, whole genome shotgun sequence:
- the LOC131229077 gene encoding uncharacterized protein LOC131229077, whose translation MASNLSTKSNETRKADGEKETRVQAVDYHSSAVQGQMERQRDVEVIHQLHPSDGNSGQGGALAGATAAVVNSIQSAKDAISGNASESKKT comes from the exons ATGGCATCTAACTTGTCTACAAAG AGCAATGAAACAAGGAAAGCCGATGGTGAGAAGGAGACACGGGTCCAGGCGGTGGATTACCACTCATCGGCGGTCCAGGGCCAAATGGAGAGGCAGAGGGACGTGGAGGTGATTCATCAGCTTCATCCATCTGATGGAAATTCGGGGCAAGGTGGGGCGTTGGCCGGAGCCACAGCGGCGGTAGTGAATTCGATTCAATCGGCCAAAGATGCTATCTCTGGCAATGCAAGTGAGAGTAAGAAGACATGA